Proteins from one Paenibacillus amylolyticus genomic window:
- a CDS encoding sugar ABC transporter permease — protein sequence MKKQTKPLYGQQNTAAYLFLLPWLIGLFSLTLGPMIASLYLSMTKFNLLSSPTWTGLRNYVHIFTEDDTFRRSLGLTFYYVFLSVPLRLAFALLVAMALNKGIRALGIYRTVYYIPSLLGGSVAIAIVWRQLFEGNGLVNQFLSWFGISGPSWIAHPDYVVYTIITLSVWQFGSAMVIFLAGLKQIPADLYEASDVDGAGKIRQFFGITLPMLSPVIFFNLIMSMINSFQAFTPAYVIGDGRGGPLDATMFYTLYLYLKGFSFFDMGYASALAWIMLVIIGVFTAIVFVTSRFWVFYGDNQEGR from the coding sequence ATGAAAAAACAGACCAAGCCCTTATACGGTCAGCAGAATACCGCAGCCTACTTGTTTCTTCTGCCTTGGCTGATCGGGCTCTTCAGTCTGACACTGGGACCGATGATTGCGTCCCTATACTTATCCATGACCAAATTCAATCTGCTGTCATCACCGACTTGGACTGGACTTCGCAACTATGTTCACATCTTTACCGAGGATGATACCTTTCGCAGGTCCCTGGGGCTGACATTTTATTATGTCTTTTTATCCGTTCCCCTAAGACTTGCCTTTGCTCTATTGGTGGCAATGGCGCTGAACAAAGGAATTCGAGCCCTTGGCATCTACCGTACCGTATATTACATCCCTTCCCTATTGGGCGGTAGCGTCGCGATCGCAATCGTCTGGCGTCAACTTTTTGAGGGAAACGGACTGGTCAACCAGTTTCTAAGCTGGTTTGGTATCTCGGGTCCATCCTGGATTGCGCATCCGGATTATGTGGTTTATACCATCATCACGCTATCCGTATGGCAATTCGGGTCTGCCATGGTCATCTTTCTTGCGGGTCTGAAACAGATCCCGGCAGATTTGTATGAAGCTTCCGATGTCGATGGAGCGGGAAAGATACGTCAATTTTTCGGAATCACACTGCCCATGCTCTCCCCCGTTATCTTTTTTAACCTGATCATGAGCATGATCAATTCATTCCAGGCGTTTACACCCGCTTACGTGATCGGAGATGGCCGCGGGGGTCCACTCGACGCAACAATGTTCTATACCTTGTACTTGTATCTCAAAGGTTTCTCGTTCTTTGATATGGGTTATGCTTCGGCTCTGGCTTGGATCATGTTGGTCATTATCGGAGTATTCACCGCAATCGTCTTTGTTACATCCCGATTTTGGGTGTTCTACGGGGATAATCAGGAG
- a CDS encoding AraC family transcriptional regulator — MTEPFSADFHDPTDLLHIEYDRRIGYFSMTDDHLHDHYELYYLLSGERIYFIKDRTYRVKAGDLVFVDRNTVHKTLESGMPDHERMVLYLKPELFAAMAISTELVEALKEPFCWEIPIVRFPSQVAEIMERMVGEMVDEMLRPQPGSHLLLRHRAIELLVYAYRNQHLGRLCSDDREPVLHPKTQAVVRYLNENYQKPLTLPEVAGMFRISPHYLSRLFKQTTGFTFSDYLNLLRVKEAQRLLRESEASITDIAWLAGFSNFSHFGKMFKRTVQVSPRVYRQEYKESGSVRTL; from the coding sequence ATGACAGAACCTTTCAGTGCAGATTTTCATGATCCCACGGATTTACTGCACATCGAATATGATCGTCGCATTGGATACTTCTCGATGACGGATGACCACCTGCATGATCATTATGAGTTATATTACCTGTTGTCTGGCGAGCGTATCTATTTCATCAAGGATCGGACCTACAGGGTAAAGGCTGGTGACCTGGTGTTTGTTGACCGTAATACAGTTCATAAAACATTGGAGAGCGGCATGCCCGACCATGAGCGGATGGTGCTGTATCTGAAGCCTGAGCTTTTTGCAGCGATGGCTATTTCAACGGAGTTAGTTGAAGCCTTGAAGGAACCCTTCTGTTGGGAGATCCCCATTGTAAGGTTTCCTTCACAGGTCGCAGAGATCATGGAGCGGATGGTGGGCGAAATGGTCGATGAGATGCTTCGTCCCCAACCTGGAAGCCATCTGTTACTGCGTCACCGGGCTATCGAATTGTTGGTTTATGCCTATCGTAATCAGCATCTGGGCAGGTTATGTTCCGATGATCGTGAGCCGGTACTTCATCCCAAGACACAGGCCGTTGTTCGCTATCTCAATGAGAACTATCAGAAGCCACTGACACTACCGGAGGTGGCGGGCATGTTTCGCATTAGTCCGCATTATCTCAGTCGATTGTTCAAACAGACGACGGGGTTTACCTTCAGTGATTATCTGAATCTGTTACGGGTGAAGGAAGCACAGCGTTTGCTGCGGGAAAGTGAGGCATCCATTACGGACATCGCCTGGCTAGCCGGCTTCAGTAACTTCTCTCATTTTGGCAAGATGTTTAAGCGAACCGTTCAAGTATCACCAAGAGTTTACAGGCAGGAATACAAGGAATCGGGTTCCGTGAGAACCTTATAA
- a CDS encoding RidA family protein, whose product MIEARLNELGITLPQASAPAAKYANAVIVNGIMYVSGKGPDTSERGKLGSDFTTEQGYDFARNAGLEVLAVVRDVLGSLDRVKRVVKVQGFINASASYQEHHKVLNGFSDLMMEVFGNQGVHARSVFGAASVRDNLPLIIDSIFQVEE is encoded by the coding sequence ATGATTGAAGCGAGATTGAATGAACTGGGAATTACCTTGCCACAGGCCAGTGCCCCTGCAGCAAAATATGCCAATGCCGTTATTGTTAATGGAATCATGTATGTATCCGGGAAAGGACCTGATACCTCGGAACGTGGCAAACTGGGATCAGACTTCACAACAGAGCAGGGATATGATTTTGCCCGGAATGCCGGACTGGAAGTGCTCGCTGTTGTTCGAGACGTGCTGGGATCACTGGATCGGGTGAAGAGAGTCGTTAAAGTGCAGGGCTTCATTAATGCGTCCGCTTCGTATCAGGAGCATCATAAAGTGCTGAATGGATTCTCGGATCTGATGATGGAGGTATTCGGGAATCAGGGGGTACACGCTCGTTCGGTGTTCGGTGCCGCATCTGTGAGGGATAATTTACCGCTGATCATTGATTCCATATTTCAAGTAGAGGAGTAG
- a CDS encoding Gfo/Idh/MocA family oxidoreductase, which yields MSNNKKRYVLVGTGGRAEFFYGALTRDYRDTSELVGFCDINQVRMNYANQLLKEKYDYPEVPTYPADQFDQMIENEKPDYVIVTSVDRTHHKYIIRAMELGCDVVTEKPMTIDEEKCQEILDAVKRTGQNVRVTFNYRYAPHHTKIRELILDDTIGKVTSVHFEWLLNTRHGADYFRRWHRDKRNSGGLLVHKSTHHFDLVNFWIGSQPETVFAFGDLMYYGRENAEERGVTQFYTRATGNPIAKEDPFALHLDSDAHMKSMYLDAESEDGYQRDQSVFGDGINIEDTMGVLVKYRNKAILTYSLVAYQPWEGYRIAINGTKGRIEMNIVEQSYVNSLGDKSKEGALIGKTLRVLPMFGAPYEVEVEEKAGGHGGGDPVLLNDLFGEPVEDPFHRAANHVDGARSILTGIAANRAIATGLPVNVNNLVRF from the coding sequence ATGAGCAATAACAAGAAACGTTATGTGTTAGTCGGAACCGGCGGCCGCGCCGAATTTTTTTATGGTGCGTTGACCCGGGATTACAGGGATACATCCGAGCTGGTCGGCTTTTGTGATATAAATCAAGTCCGCATGAATTACGCGAATCAATTGCTGAAGGAAAAGTACGATTATCCCGAGGTACCCACCTATCCTGCGGATCAGTTTGATCAGATGATTGAGAACGAGAAGCCTGACTATGTCATCGTAACCAGCGTTGACCGTACCCATCACAAGTACATTATTCGTGCGATGGAACTGGGTTGTGACGTCGTTACCGAGAAACCGATGACAATCGATGAGGAGAAATGTCAGGAGATTCTGGATGCCGTCAAACGGACTGGGCAGAACGTCAGAGTCACTTTTAACTACCGTTATGCACCGCACCATACGAAGATTCGGGAACTTATTCTGGATGATACCATCGGGAAAGTCACTTCCGTTCACTTTGAATGGCTGCTGAATACCCGCCACGGTGCGGATTATTTCCGTCGCTGGCACCGGGACAAGCGCAATAGCGGCGGACTGCTTGTACACAAATCCACCCATCACTTCGACTTGGTGAATTTCTGGATTGGCTCGCAACCGGAGACCGTGTTTGCATTCGGTGATCTGATGTATTACGGCAGAGAAAACGCAGAAGAACGCGGTGTAACGCAGTTCTACACTCGGGCAACAGGCAATCCGATTGCGAAGGAAGATCCGTTTGCACTGCACTTGGATTCGGATGCTCATATGAAGTCCATGTATCTGGATGCCGAATCAGAAGATGGTTATCAGCGGGATCAGAGTGTATTTGGGGATGGCATCAATATTGAGGATACGATGGGCGTTCTTGTGAAGTATCGGAACAAAGCGATTCTGACCTACTCCCTCGTTGCCTATCAGCCATGGGAAGGTTACCGCATTGCCATTAATGGTACCAAAGGCCGGATTGAGATGAACATTGTGGAACAATCCTATGTCAATTCATTGGGTGATAAAAGTAAGGAAGGTGCATTGATCGGTAAAACGTTGCGTGTCCTTCCGATGTTCGGTGCGCCATATGAGGTTGAGGTGGAAGAGAAAGCAGGTGGACACGGCGGTGGTGACCCGGTGCTACTGAATGATTTGTTTGGAGAGCCTGTAGAAGATCCGTTCCATCGCGCAGCTAATCACGTGGACGGTGCAAGATCCATTCTGACGGGTATTGCAGCCAATCGCGCCATCGCCACGGGCTTGCCTGTGAACGTCAACAATCTGGTTCGTTTCTAA
- a CDS encoding histidine kinase, translating into MPIGTFHHATAQNVMKVNVSESYFLEPLRRIHLAENSTIFLLGEQGNPILSQRVDTLGAVATAEIDRFRNSPLKSGVEYITNQEGQRDILVFKKLGRTGWMLAGLAPEKEMYLSLHKLQSTIVVVTIVLILVSLLAAAWLSHGVTKPLTRLVLAMRQVQRGAFDQADSLLPPDKNVKSEISYVIFTFRYMISQLRQHIQNEFELKLLRQQAEYKALLIQINPHFMFNTLELVSSLAIQRRTDDTVQVIEDLGKMMRFSINTNDDLVPLTEELDYVQRYISILQTRFGHKLDISITKEGTLNALVIIKFILQPLIENAVKYSFQHQTTAQVQIGINRLNDRLHIRVSDNGPGIPTEIIHKMHHPVASPSLESILLNEGWHIGLGNVIARCRLHYGALFTVHMMNDESSGACIELILPVQEEYDVQRINRR; encoded by the coding sequence ATGCCTATTGGCACCTTTCATCATGCTACAGCGCAGAATGTCATGAAGGTGAATGTCAGTGAATCCTATTTTCTGGAACCGCTCCGGCGTATACATCTGGCGGAGAATAGCACTATTTTTCTACTGGGCGAGCAAGGAAATCCTATACTCTCACAGCGGGTAGACACGTTGGGTGCTGTAGCTACCGCAGAGATTGATCGGTTTCGAAACAGCCCGCTCAAATCCGGTGTGGAATACATCACCAATCAGGAAGGACAGCGAGACATTCTTGTATTCAAGAAACTGGGCCGTACCGGCTGGATGTTAGCGGGACTGGCACCCGAAAAGGAAATGTACCTCTCTCTTCATAAGCTCCAAAGCACGATCGTGGTGGTGACGATTGTACTGATTCTGGTCTCCCTTCTGGCTGCTGCATGGCTATCCCACGGCGTAACCAAACCTTTGACCAGACTGGTGCTGGCGATGAGACAGGTTCAACGAGGTGCTTTTGACCAAGCGGATTCACTTCTGCCTCCAGATAAAAATGTAAAGAGTGAAATCAGTTATGTCATCTTTACCTTCCGCTATATGATCAGTCAATTGCGGCAGCATATACAGAATGAATTTGAGTTGAAGCTGCTCCGCCAGCAAGCAGAGTATAAAGCACTTCTTATACAGATTAATCCTCATTTTATGTTTAATACCCTGGAACTCGTGAGCAGTCTTGCCATTCAGCGTAGAACGGATGATACGGTTCAGGTCATTGAGGATTTGGGTAAAATGATGCGCTTTTCCATTAACACCAATGACGATCTTGTTCCCCTAACGGAAGAGCTGGATTATGTGCAGCGTTATATCTCTATTTTGCAGACCCGTTTCGGTCATAAGCTCGACATCTCGATAACAAAGGAAGGCACACTGAACGCCTTGGTCATCATCAAGTTTATTCTTCAGCCACTCATTGAAAATGCAGTGAAATACAGCTTCCAGCATCAGACAACAGCTCAGGTCCAGATAGGGATCAACCGACTAAATGATCGTCTGCATATCCGCGTTTCCGACAACGGACCGGGTATTCCAACAGAGATAATCCATAAAATGCATCACCCTGTTGCTTCCCCCTCATTGGAATCCATATTGCTTAATGAAGGCTGGCATATTGGACTTGGCAATGTGATTGCTCGTTGCCGCCTGCATTATGGTGCCTTGTTCACGGTTCATATGATGAACGATGAGAGCAGTGGGGCATGTATAGAACTGATTTTACCCGTACAGGAGGAATATGATGTACAACGTATTAATCGCAGATGA
- a CDS encoding aminoglycoside phosphotransferase family protein: MSKGRMDMERIGQGRTAEIFAYSNEHIMKLYRTDFPHEAVQNEFRISELAFQKGLPVPQAVSLIDHASSRAGIVFERLQGNTLLSLIIQQPELLEQLAYKMADCHYRLHCERDDEGTLPSQKQILSRAIHNVRLLSEGDQARVLSYLTTLPDQQQICHGDFHPDNVMLSEAGDQYWVIDWMTGMAGDPAGDVARSWVILMSSTLPEDADPAVRMGFEAARESLVDYYIQHYMHLSGITREAIESWIMPVAAARLDEDLPAYEVEQLLKLVQERLRLL, from the coding sequence TTGAGTAAAGGGCGGATGGATATGGAGCGAATTGGTCAGGGAAGAACTGCAGAAATCTTTGCGTATTCGAACGAGCACATTATGAAGTTATATCGAACGGATTTTCCACACGAAGCAGTACAGAATGAATTTAGAATAAGTGAGTTGGCATTCCAAAAAGGACTCCCCGTCCCACAAGCAGTATCCCTGATAGACCATGCTTCGTCGCGTGCAGGCATTGTTTTTGAACGACTCCAGGGAAATACCCTGTTATCCCTTATCATTCAGCAACCTGAGTTATTGGAACAGCTGGCTTATAAAATGGCTGACTGCCATTACAGGCTTCATTGTGAGCGAGATGATGAAGGAACACTCCCCTCACAGAAGCAGATTCTATCTAGAGCTATTCACAATGTTCGATTGTTGTCAGAGGGCGATCAAGCGCGAGTCCTTTCTTATTTAACAACTTTGCCTGATCAACAGCAAATCTGTCATGGCGATTTTCACCCCGATAATGTTATGCTCAGTGAAGCTGGCGATCAGTACTGGGTCATCGATTGGATGACTGGCATGGCGGGTGATCCCGCGGGTGATGTAGCTCGAAGCTGGGTAATATTAATGAGCAGCACATTGCCGGAAGATGCTGACCCTGCTGTACGGATGGGTTTTGAGGCGGCTCGTGAATCGCTGGTCGACTATTACATCCAGCATTATATGCATCTTTCCGGGATTACACGTGAAGCCATTGAATCCTGGATCATGCCGGTTGCTGCTGCACGTCTTGACGAGGATTTGCCAGCTTATGAGGTGGAACAGCTGCTCAAGTTGGTTCAGGAACGACTTCGTCTGTTATAA